A single genomic interval of Lewinellaceae bacterium harbors:
- a CDS encoding bifunctional 3-deoxy-7-phosphoheptulonate synthase/chorismate mutase type II, with protein MEMNIKPVFENLKRPVLIAGPCSAETEEQVMRTAEQLADKNIDLFRAGIWKPRTRPNSFEGIGRDGLRWLKQVKETYGLKTTVEVANTQHVFESLKAGVDVLWIGARTTVNPFSVQEVADALEGIDIPVLVKNPINPDLSLWIGAIERMYKAGISRIGIIHRGFSTYGKSVYRNVPRWEIALELKRRYPDLQLIVDASHICGNRTLLRDISQQALDLNYDGVMLETHIDPDNAWSDAAQQVTPLGFQEIVDRLIIRELKSNSKEYQENIHELRNQIDNIDREIMHLLGDRMKLSEDIGNYKKLNNISIYQPDRWNEIIETVVKKGEDQGLSGDFIRKVFTAIHEESINHQAKIMNETIEVKS; from the coding sequence ATGGAAATGAACATCAAACCCGTATTTGAAAATCTGAAAAGACCCGTACTTATTGCCGGTCCATGCAGTGCCGAGACCGAAGAACAGGTGATGCGCACCGCCGAACAGCTCGCCGATAAAAACATTGACTTGTTTCGTGCCGGTATCTGGAAGCCGCGCACCCGGCCAAATTCTTTCGAAGGGATCGGAAGGGATGGATTACGCTGGTTAAAGCAGGTAAAAGAAACCTATGGACTAAAGACCACAGTCGAGGTTGCTAACACGCAGCATGTCTTCGAATCCCTGAAGGCAGGTGTCGATGTGCTCTGGATTGGGGCAAGGACGACTGTCAACCCATTTTCCGTTCAAGAGGTCGCAGATGCACTGGAAGGTATCGATATACCGGTATTGGTTAAAAATCCCATCAATCCGGATCTCAGTCTTTGGATTGGTGCCATCGAACGGATGTACAAAGCCGGCATAAGCCGTATTGGGATCATCCATCGTGGATTCAGCACCTATGGCAAATCCGTTTATCGCAATGTGCCCCGGTGGGAAATTGCCCTGGAACTAAAAAGACGCTATCCCGATTTGCAGCTGATCGTTGACGCCAGTCATATCTGTGGAAACCGGACATTGCTGAGAGATATTTCGCAGCAGGCGCTGGATCTGAATTACGACGGGGTGATGTTGGAAACGCACATAGATCCGGATAATGCCTGGAGTGATGCAGCCCAGCAGGTCACACCATTGGGTTTCCAGGAGATCGTAGACCGGCTGATCATTCGCGAGTTGAAGTCCAACAGCAAGGAATACCAGGAGAATATCCATGAATTGCGTAACCAGATCGACAACATCGACCGGGAAATCATGCATTTACTGGGTGACCGGATGAAATTGTCCGAGGACATTGGCAATTATAAAAAACTGAATAACATCTCCATTTATCAGCCCGACCGGTGGAATGAGATCATCGAGACGGTGGTTAAAAAAGGAGAGGACCAGGGGCTGAGCGGTGACTTTATCCGCAAGGTGTTCACGGCGATTCATGAAGAGTCCATCAACCACCAGGCAAAAATTATGAACGAAACCATCGAGGTGAAGTCCTGA
- a CDS encoding prephenate dehydrogenase, translating into MNQITIIGLGHIGGSFAKDIRERGIAGKLVGVEANESHASQALELGLVDQVMPLNEALADADLILLTIPVDAMLQVLPQILDLVKPGQTVMDAGSTKEALILAVREHPMRSRYVASHPMAGRENSGPGAAISGLFEGKCSVICNREGSAPDAVDTVIDLYEALGMRMVELEAHEHDLHAAYVSHISHISSFALALTVLAKEKDEKRIFQLASGGFDSTVRLAKSSPEMWVPIFRQNRDNVLDVLDEHINVLSRFRSLLIKKDFNTFHELIDQANHIRKILK; encoded by the coding sequence ATGAATCAGATAACAATTATCGGTCTGGGGCACATTGGCGGCTCTTTTGCAAAAGATATCCGAGAACGGGGTATTGCCGGTAAATTAGTCGGAGTGGAGGCAAACGAAAGCCATGCCAGCCAGGCTTTGGAACTGGGATTGGTTGACCAGGTGATGCCATTGAACGAGGCATTGGCCGATGCCGACCTGATTTTACTCACCATACCGGTAGATGCCATGTTGCAGGTGTTGCCGCAGATTCTGGATCTTGTGAAACCAGGCCAAACGGTGATGGATGCCGGTTCTACGAAGGAGGCACTGATCTTGGCAGTCAGGGAGCATCCCATGCGCAGCCGTTATGTGGCTTCTCATCCGATGGCCGGAAGGGAGAACTCCGGACCTGGCGCGGCCATCAGTGGATTGTTTGAGGGAAAATGTTCGGTGATCTGCAATCGTGAGGGGAGTGCTCCTGATGCGGTAGATACCGTCATTGATCTTTATGAGGCATTGGGTATGCGGATGGTTGAGCTGGAAGCCCACGAGCACGACTTGCATGCAGCCTATGTTTCTCATATCTCTCATATTTCTTCCTTTGCACTGGCTCTGACCGTTTTGGCGAAGGAAAAGGATGAGAAGCGGATATTTCAGCTGGCCAGTGGCGGTTTCGATTCGACGGTCCGCCTTGCTAAAAGTTCACCGGAGATGTGGGTTCCAATATTCCGGCAGAACCGGGACAACGTATTGGATGTTCTGGATGAACACATCAATGTCCTGTCGCGTTTTCGCAGCCTTCTAATCAAAAAGGATTTTAATACATTCCACGAATTAATTGATCAGGCAAATCACATTCGCAAAATATTAAAGTAA
- the rpsO gene encoding 30S ribosomal protein S15 → MSALTKEKKAKLFEEFGGAASNTGATDAQIALFTERINLLSSHLRENKKDHQCRRTLLTLVGKRKRLLNYLQHKNISEYRSLIEKLGIRK, encoded by the coding sequence ATGTCAGCATTAACGAAAGAAAAAAAGGCTAAGTTATTCGAAGAGTTCGGAGGAGCAGCCAGCAATACCGGTGCAACGGATGCACAGATTGCGCTGTTTACCGAGCGTATCAATCTGCTATCCAGTCACTTGCGTGAAAACAAAAAAGATCACCAGTGTCGTCGGACCCTGTTGACCTTAGTAGGTAAAAGAAAAAGACTGCTGAATTATCTGCAGCATAAGAATATCAGCGAATATCGTAGTCTGATCGAGAAATTGGGTATACGGAAGTAA
- a CDS encoding prephenate dehydratase, whose protein sequence is MKRVSIQGYPGAFHEIAARTYYPAEQIQVIPCDTFEEVVERTESHEDCDIGMMAIENTISGSLLSNYMLLYNSKLNIIGEVYLRIKQNLLTLPGVKIEDLKEVYSHPIAIAQCREFFENYPNIKIIEHIDTALSARMVKDWGKPEVGAIASTLAADMYGLNILKRSIETNKQNYTRFLVLDRKPRKQEFMYNKISICFTVSHEIGSLHKVLSILAFHHANLTKIQSVPLLGKPFEYLFFADFILEDRAHMKFALDSIKPFTGRMKILGNYPKGAYYAN, encoded by the coding sequence ATGAAGCGAGTGAGTATACAAGGTTATCCAGGAGCTTTCCACGAGATCGCTGCCCGGACCTATTATCCGGCGGAGCAGATTCAGGTTATTCCTTGCGATACTTTTGAAGAAGTGGTTGAACGAACCGAATCCCACGAAGACTGTGATATAGGGATGATGGCCATTGAAAACACCATATCCGGATCCCTGCTATCGAATTACATGCTGCTCTATAATAGCAAACTGAATATTATCGGGGAGGTCTACCTGCGTATAAAACAAAACCTGCTGACTTTACCGGGTGTCAAAATTGAAGACCTTAAAGAAGTTTATTCCCATCCGATCGCCATAGCTCAGTGCCGCGAGTTTTTCGAGAACTATCCCAACATCAAAATTATCGAACACATTGACACCGCATTGAGCGCACGCATGGTCAAAGATTGGGGAAAGCCGGAGGTGGGAGCGATAGCCAGTACCCTGGCCGCCGATATGTACGGTTTGAATATCCTTAAACGGAGCATTGAGACCAACAAACAAAATTATACCCGCTTCCTGGTTCTGGACCGTAAACCACGCAAGCAGGAATTTATGTACAATAAGATATCCATTTGTTTCACGGTGTCCCATGAAATAGGCAGCTTGCACAAAGTATTATCCATTCTGGCATTCCATCACGCCAATTTGACCAAGATTCAGTCCGTACCACTGCTGGGAAAGCCATTTGAATACCTTTTCTTTGCAGATTTTATTTTGGAAGACCGGGCTCACATGAAATTTGCCCTGGATTCCATCAAGCCATTTACAGGACGTATGAAAATATTAGGCAATTACCCTAAAGGAGCATACTATGCCAACTGA
- the mazG gene encoding nucleoside triphosphate pyrophosphohydrolase: MMPDDTKLIAFGRLLRIMDELREQCPWDRKQTIHSLRNLTIEETYELADAILDEDWEGIREEIGDLLLHMVFYARIASEQGQWDIADALNAVCDKLVKRHPHIYGDVKVRNDDDVKRNWEQIKLQEGKKSILAGVPNSLPAMVKAYRMQEKTKQVGFEWETTDQVYAKVEEEMQELQEVLRESPDNHQRVEDEFGDVLFALVNYARFLGVDPETALERCNRKFKRRFEYIEAQAPRPLPEMTLEEMDALWNEAKTGEQDS; encoded by the coding sequence ATGATGCCTGATGATACAAAGTTGATCGCGTTCGGACGTTTGCTGCGAATCATGGATGAGCTCCGTGAACAATGCCCCTGGGATCGCAAGCAAACCATCCACAGCCTGCGGAATCTCACCATCGAAGAGACCTATGAGCTGGCCGATGCCATCCTGGATGAGGACTGGGAGGGCATCAGGGAAGAGATCGGTGATCTGCTGCTGCACATGGTTTTTTATGCCCGCATTGCCAGTGAGCAGGGGCAATGGGATATAGCAGATGCCTTGAATGCGGTGTGTGATAAGCTGGTCAAGCGGCATCCCCACATCTACGGGGATGTGAAAGTCCGGAATGATGACGATGTCAAGCGGAACTGGGAGCAGATCAAATTGCAGGAGGGGAAAAAGTCCATCCTCGCCGGAGTGCCCAATTCTTTGCCGGCTATGGTCAAGGCATACCGGATGCAGGAAAAGACCAAGCAAGTAGGTTTTGAATGGGAGACGACAGACCAGGTTTATGCAAAGGTGGAGGAGGAAATGCAGGAGTTGCAGGAAGTCCTGAGAGAGTCACCGGATAATCATCAGCGTGTGGAGGATGAGTTTGGCGATGTGCTGTTTGCCCTGGTGAATTACGCGCGATTTCTGGGCGTCGATCCGGAGACGGCCCTGGAGCGGTGTAACCGAAAATTCAAAAGGAGATTTGAATACATTGAAGCACAGGCACCCCGGCCACTGCCGGAAATGACGCTGGAGGAGATGGATGCCTTATGGAATGAAGCCAAAACGGGGGAGCAGGACTCGTAA
- a CDS encoding aminotransferase class I/II-fold pyridoxal phosphate-dependent enzyme has protein sequence MPTEASNRLQGVEEYYFSLKLKEIAKLQSSGKAIINLGIGSPDLAPDASVNEVLSAQSNRPDTHAYQSYIGLPALREAWASFYQTWYQAELDPLTEVLLLMGSKEGIMHLSMAFINPGDEVLVPNPGYPTYASASRLAGGVVRTYDLDAENNWLPDLESLGREDLSNVKIMWINYPHMPTGALATPAFFDDCIRFAREHNLILAHDNPYSFIRNQHPISLLSRPGAKEVAVELNSLSKSHNMAGWRQGVMAGSPAILSDVLRFKSNMDSGMFAPSQSAAAQALSLGQDWFDHLNKVYREREERVYALMDALECSYDPDSVGMFVWGKVPDHVRDGYELSDQILYGNDVFITPGGIFGSQGDRYIRISLCAPVSTFDTALERLKTTAAIKS, from the coding sequence ATGCCAACTGAAGCATCCAATCGCCTGCAGGGAGTGGAGGAATATTACTTCTCCCTCAAGCTGAAAGAGATCGCCAAATTGCAGTCCTCCGGGAAAGCTATTATCAATTTGGGTATCGGCAGCCCTGACCTGGCACCCGATGCTTCGGTCAATGAGGTGCTGAGTGCGCAGAGCAACCGCCCGGACACGCATGCCTATCAATCGTACATAGGCTTGCCCGCCTTGCGGGAAGCCTGGGCGTCGTTCTATCAAACCTGGTACCAGGCAGAACTGGATCCGCTTACGGAGGTTCTGCTCCTCATGGGATCCAAAGAAGGCATCATGCACTTATCGATGGCCTTTATCAATCCCGGAGATGAAGTTTTAGTGCCTAATCCGGGCTACCCGACCTATGCATCCGCTTCACGACTGGCCGGGGGAGTAGTTCGGACGTATGATCTTGATGCAGAAAATAACTGGCTTCCGGATTTGGAAAGCCTGGGCCGGGAGGACCTGAGCAATGTAAAAATTATGTGGATCAATTATCCGCATATGCCTACCGGTGCACTTGCTACCCCTGCCTTTTTTGACGACTGTATCCGCTTTGCCCGCGAGCATAACCTGATCCTGGCCCACGATAATCCGTATAGCTTCATACGTAACCAGCATCCCATCAGTTTGCTCTCAAGGCCGGGAGCGAAAGAGGTAGCCGTCGAGTTGAATTCCCTGAGCAAGAGTCATAATATGGCCGGATGGCGTCAGGGGGTCATGGCGGGCAGTCCAGCCATCCTCAGTGATGTCCTTCGATTTAAAAGCAATATGGATTCCGGGATGTTTGCCCCGTCGCAGTCAGCAGCTGCCCAGGCACTTTCACTGGGTCAGGATTGGTTTGACCATCTGAATAAGGTGTACCGTGAACGGGAAGAGCGGGTTTATGCACTGATGGATGCATTGGAATGCAGTTACGATCCTGACTCGGTCGGGATGTTTGTCTGGGGCAAAGTGCCGGATCATGTCAGGGATGGATACGAATTATCGGATCAGATCCTGTATGGAAATGATGTATTTATTACTCCGGGAGGGATCTTTGGTTCCCAGGGTGACCGCTATATCCGGATATCGTTATGTGCACCGGTGTCCACATTTGATACTGCTCTGGAGCGTTTAAAAACAACTGCGGCGATTAAGTCATGA
- the pnp gene encoding polyribonucleotide nucleotidyltransferase produces MGNQIPITSSFELPDGREVTLETGKLAAQAHGSALVRVGSTMLLATVVSNKEAKEGQPFFPLSVDYQEKFAAAGRIPGNFFRREAKLSDYEVLICRLVDRAIRPLFPDGYMNETQVIINLVSGDQDEMPDSLAALAASTALVVSDIRWDGPISEVRVARIDGEYVVNPIRSALANADIDIIVAATMKDVTMVEGEAKECSEADLVEAIRIGHEAIKIQCQAQLDLAQKVGEKATVKRVLPEKEEDEALKTWIKEFAAQGIFDLAAGSLPKQERKDGFSAILDDAKVKLTELHGEEYLEEKGALLDAYFDKLKKEVIRNMVLDTKKRLDGRDPDEIRPIWCEVDYLPAAHGSAVFTRGETQSLTTLTLGTKQDEVLIDTALRSYDDNFILHYNFPPYSTGEVKPMRGPGRREVGHANLAGRSVRQVMPQGLPYTIRLVSDILESNGSSSMATVCASSLALMDGGVQISEQIAGIAMGLIKEGDKYAILSDILGDEDALGDMDFKVTGTKNGICGCQMDIKIDGLPYDLLIEALDQARKGRLHILGKMNEVIAEPREDYKPHAPRIVEIVIDKSFIGAVIGPGGSIIQDIQEKTGTVISIEEKEGKGFVNIASSNKASIEAALARVKDIVFVPEVGEVYDAVVRQLMPFGAFVDFKGKSGLLHVSEIDHKRVENVEDVLKEGDQVRVKLLDLDRKTGKMKLSMKALIPRPPRAEGESERSDDRRSDRYQGGGRNQRGGGGDRRGGHDRNRDRDRDRNRDRDRDHDHDRNRD; encoded by the coding sequence ATGGGAAATCAAATTCCAATTACGTCCTCATTCGAATTGCCGGATGGGAGGGAAGTTACACTGGAGACAGGCAAACTTGCAGCCCAGGCACACGGTTCTGCCTTGGTACGGGTAGGTTCAACCATGCTGTTGGCCACCGTCGTTTCCAACAAGGAAGCCAAAGAAGGTCAGCCCTTCTTCCCACTATCTGTAGACTATCAGGAAAAATTTGCCGCTGCCGGACGTATCCCCGGCAACTTCTTCCGCCGTGAAGCAAAGCTCTCGGATTATGAAGTGCTGATCTGCCGCCTGGTAGACCGTGCGATCCGTCCGCTGTTTCCCGATGGCTACATGAACGAAACACAGGTCATCATCAACCTGGTCTCCGGAGATCAGGATGAGATGCCGGATTCTCTGGCAGCTCTGGCAGCATCTACCGCCCTTGTCGTATCCGACATTCGTTGGGACGGCCCTATCTCCGAAGTACGTGTTGCACGTATTGACGGAGAATATGTAGTTAACCCGATCCGCAGCGCCCTGGCGAATGCCGACATCGATATCATCGTTGCTGCAACCATGAAAGATGTAACCATGGTCGAAGGAGAGGCTAAAGAATGCTCCGAGGCTGATCTGGTTGAAGCCATCCGCATTGGCCACGAAGCCATCAAAATCCAGTGTCAGGCCCAGTTGGATCTGGCTCAGAAAGTAGGAGAGAAGGCTACCGTTAAACGGGTATTACCGGAGAAGGAAGAAGACGAGGCATTAAAAACCTGGATCAAGGAATTTGCAGCACAGGGGATCTTTGATTTGGCCGCCGGTTCATTACCAAAGCAGGAACGCAAAGATGGATTTTCTGCAATCCTGGATGATGCCAAAGTCAAACTGACCGAACTGCACGGAGAAGAATACCTGGAAGAAAAAGGAGCTTTGCTGGATGCTTATTTTGACAAATTAAAGAAGGAAGTCATCCGCAATATGGTGCTGGACACCAAAAAACGCCTGGATGGCCGTGACCCGGATGAGATCCGGCCTATCTGGTGTGAAGTGGATTACCTTCCAGCAGCGCATGGTTCAGCGGTATTTACGCGTGGTGAAACGCAATCGCTGACTACCTTAACGTTAGGTACCAAACAGGATGAAGTCCTGATTGACACGGCGTTGCGGTCGTACGACGATAATTTCATACTGCATTATAACTTCCCTCCGTACAGTACGGGAGAGGTGAAGCCTATGCGTGGCCCCGGACGGCGCGAAGTTGGTCATGCCAACCTGGCCGGACGTTCGGTGCGTCAGGTTATGCCCCAGGGCTTGCCTTATACGATAAGGCTTGTTTCCGACATCCTGGAGTCCAATGGCTCCTCCTCGATGGCTACCGTTTGTGCCAGTTCACTGGCCCTGATGGACGGTGGTGTGCAAATCAGCGAGCAGATCGCAGGTATTGCCATGGGTCTGATCAAAGAAGGTGATAAATATGCCATCCTTTCCGATATCCTGGGTGATGAAGATGCACTCGGTGATATGGACTTCAAAGTGACCGGCACCAAGAACGGAATTTGTGGTTGCCAGATGGACATCAAGATCGACGGTTTGCCGTACGATCTGCTGATCGAAGCGCTGGACCAGGCACGCAAAGGCCGGTTGCATATCCTGGGCAAAATGAACGAGGTGATCGCCGAGCCGCGGGAAGATTACAAACCGCATGCACCACGTATCGTGGAGATTGTCATCGACAAGTCATTCATTGGTGCAGTAATCGGCCCTGGAGGCTCAATCATCCAGGATATCCAGGAGAAAACAGGTACCGTGATCTCCATTGAAGAAAAGGAAGGTAAAGGCTTTGTGAACATTGCCAGTTCAAATAAAGCTTCGATCGAAGCAGCATTGGCCCGGGTAAAAGACATCGTATTCGTTCCTGAAGTAGGTGAAGTGTACGATGCAGTCGTCCGGCAGTTGATGCCCTTTGGCGCCTTTGTCGACTTCAAAGGGAAGAGTGGATTGCTTCACGTCTCGGAGATCGATCACAAGCGGGTCGAGAATGTTGAAGATGTGCTGAAGGAAGGCGATCAGGTCCGGGTTAAATTACTGGATCTGGACCGGAAGACCGGTAAGATGAAACTTTCCATGAAAGCACTGATCCCTCGTCCACCGCGTGCGGAAGGC